The DNA region GCGGGTCCACACGCCCTCGAGGTTGAGCACGCCGAGACCGCCGAGCTTGCCCATCGCGATCGCGGTCGACGGCGACATCACCGAGTCCATCGGCGCGGCGAGGACGGGGATGTCGAAGCGGTAGGCGTCGATCTGCCAGTCGGTGCTGACCTCGGTGGTGTCGCGGGTGCGGCGGGACGGCACGATCGCCACGTCGTCGAAGGCGTACGCCCGTCGTGCTCGCTTGGCCCGGCCGATCTCGATCTCAGTCACAGGACGGATTGTTCCACGTGACCGGATCGAGATCGGAAAGCACGCACCGACCTGGACCGTCGAGGCGCTAGCTGCGTACGGCGGTCAGGAGCAGGTACTCCCAGTTCATCGTCCCGCCGGCGAGGTAGCGGTCCCCCAGCTCGGCGAGCTCGGCGTCGAGCTCGGCGGTCCGGGCCTCGTCCTCGGCGATCCCCCGGTAGGCGACGATCGTCGGCCCATAGCAGGCCTTGAAGAAGTCGCGGAACTCCGCGCCGGTGTCGAACGAGTCGATGGCGACCGTCCGCTTCTCGGCCCGGACGTCGCTCACCGCGTCACCGAGCAGGCCGCGGACGTGGGCCTCGTCGCCCCACCGAGGAGGCGGCTGCGCACCTTCGGGCGGCGGCGCCATGAACGGCTTCATCGTCGCGAACATCTGGCCGATGAAGCCCTCGGGCGTCCAGCTGATCAGGCCGATCCGGCCGCCCGGCCGCACCACGCGGACCAGCTCGGCGGCGGCCTTCTCGTGGAACGGCGCGAACATGATGCCGACACAGGAGATGACGACGTCGTACGCGGCGTCGTCGAACGGCAGGGCCTCGGCGTCGGCGACGCGCCAGGTGATCGAGCCGCCCCCCGCCTCCTCTGCCGAAGCGGAGCCCGAGGCGATCTGCGCTGCATGCGCCTGCCCGATCTCGAGCAGCTCCGGCGACAGGTCGCTCGCGGTCACGTCCGCGCCGGCGAGAGCGGCCGGGACGGCGGCGTTCCCGGTGCCGGCAGCGATGTCGAGCACGCGGTCGCCGGGTCCGATCTCGCTGGCCTCGACGAGCACCTGGCCGAGCTCGGGGATGAGCTCGTCGGCGACCCGGGCGTAGTTCCCGAGCCCCCACATCGCCCGGTGCTTGGCCTTCAGGTCGGGTGAAACTGGTGTTGCGGTCATGTCGTCCTCCACGACGTCGACCCGAGATGTGATCTGGAGGCTCCAGCGTCACCCGGCGCCGTCGCGGGCGGATAGTGCCGGATCTGAACCCCTGACGGTTCTGGATCTGTACTTGCCACCCGTCCACGTCAGCGGTCTACTGATGGCAGGGATCTCGGGCTGCGAGAGAGGCGGTCCGGTGGCGGGATACGGCCAGTTCTGTCCGGTGGCGAAGGCCATGGAGGTGCTCGACGAGCGGTGGACGCTGCTCGTCGTCCGCGAGCTGCTGCTCGGCAGCACCCACTTCAACGAGCTCCGCCGGGGCGTGCCGAAGATGTCGCCGGCGCTGCTCTCCAAACGGCTCCGCACCCTGGAGCGCGCGGGCATCATCGAGCGGCGCGGCGAGGGGCAGCGTACGTCCTACCACCTCACCGACAGCGGCCAGGAGCTCGCCACGGTCGTGACCGCGCTCAACGAGTGGGGAGCGCGCTGGATCGGCTCGCTCGGCCAGGCCGACCTCGACCCCCACCTGCTCTTCTGGGACATGCGCCGCACCATCCCGATCGACGTGTGGCCGCGGCAGCGCACCGTGGTCGAGTTCCGCCTCACCGACGTCGAGCCGAAGGCCGCTCGCTGGTGGCTCGTGGTCGCCGCCGACCAGGCCGAGGTCTGCGACTTCGACCCCGGGTTCGAGGTCGACGCCCGGCTCACCTGCAGCCTGCGTACGCTCACCGAGATCTGGCGTGGCGACCTCGCCTGGCCGATGGCGCTCCGCGCGGAGATGGTCAGCATCGCCGCCGCCGAGGACGTACGCCGCGCCCTCCCCTCCTGGCTCGGCCAGTCCTCCGCCGCCCACGTCCCCCGCCCCCGCCGTCAGCTCCAGTCGTAGGAGAGCACGAAGCCGTACGACTCGCCGCCGCCCTCCTCGGAGAGGACCATGTCGGCCTCGCCGACGAGACCTTCGAGGCCGCCGGTGCCGAGGCCCGGGACGACGGTGAGGTGGGAGCGGACGGTCTTCTCGGCGTACGTCCCGCTGATCCGCCACACGCAGGAACCCTCCTGGCCGGCGATGGAGCCGGTGAACTGCTCGTACGCCTCGAAGACCGCGCCCCCGGCGGGGTTGCCGTAGGCGCCGATCATCCGCGCGACCCCCTTGCCCTCGATCTCCCCGGCGTAGGTGTAGTCGGTCTCGGCGGTGGTCAGGCCGCGAGCGGGGATGTAGACGTCGTCGCCCATCCGGGTGCCCTCGCCGTCGATGTCGACGTAGGCCGCCTCGATCCAGCGCGCGACGGTCATCGTGGTGCTTGCCTTGTTTCCGTAGGTGTTCATGGCTCCAGCCTGCTGCGGGAACCGGGGCGCAGGATTGAAGGAACGCGCCATATCGTTGGCAGCATGGCTGGCCAGGTGGAGGGCAAGGGCTATCCCGACGCGATCGTGCGGCCGGTGACGGCGGCGCGGACGATCACGACCGAGCGGTTCGCGCCGTCCGCGGAGATCGCCGGGCACGTGGACTACCACTGGTACGTCGGCTGGGACCTCGAGCACCCGCACGACCAGCAGGTCATCCCCCAGCCGCGGATCCACATCGCCGCCGAGGAGGGCCGGCTGCTGGTCCACGGCATCGGCCGGCGCCCGTTCGTCCGGCACCTCACCGGCCGCGGCCACACCCTCGGCGTCTCGTTCCTGCCCGGCCTGTTCCGCCCCGTGCTCGGCAGCCGGGTGAGCTCGATCGCCGACCAGGTCGTCCCGGCTGAGGAGCTTCTCGGCGTCGACGACCGGCCGGCCGCGGACCGGATCCTGTCGTCGGCCGATCCGAAGGAGATGGCCGCCGCGATGGAGTCCTACCTGCTGGAGGTCGGCCTTCCCACCGACCCCGTCGCCGAGGACGTACGCCGCTGGGTGGCTCTCGCCGAGGACGACCGCTCGATCACCCGGGCCGAGCAGCTCGCCGACCACGCTGGCCTGAGCCTCCGGTCGCTGCAGCGCCTGTTCAGCGAGTACGTCGGGATCGGCCCGAAGTGGGTCGTGCAGCGGTTCCGCGTGCTCGAGGTCGCCGCCCGCGCCCACTCCGGCGAGGTCGACTGGGCCGCGGTCGCCGCGGAGCTGGACTTCAGCGACCAGGCCCACCTGGTGCGGACCTTCCGGGACGTCGTCGGCGCTCCCCCGGCGACGTACGCCAAGGACCTCTAGCCGCGAGCGAGCTGCTCGAGCGCGGCTGCCGAGGGCGAGCCGGGCTCGGCCCGGTAGAGCACGATCCGCTGGCTGGTCTCGGGCAGCACCATCGCCTCGTACGCCAGGTCCATCCGCCCCGCCACCGGATGCCGCAGCCGCTTGATCCCGTAGCCGCAGTCCATCACCGGATGCTCGGCCCACAGCTCGGCGAACAGGTCGCTGCGCTGGACGAGCTCGCCGACCAGGCAGCTGAGGATGTGGTCGTCGGGGTGCAGGCCCGAGGAGTAGCGCAGGAAGCCGACCATCTGCAGCCCGGTGCCCTCGGGGTCGACGAAGAGCTCCGGCCCGTCCGGCTCGAGGAAGAACCGGCGGATGAGGTTCGGGCGGTGGGGGCGGCGGGCGTAGGGGGCGTCGAAGTCGAGTCCGTGACCGAAGAGACGGTGACCGAGATCGTTCCAGGCGAGCACGTAGTTGGCGTGGTCGACGATGAGCGCCGGCCCCGGGTAGTCCATCAGCATCGCCACCGCGGCCGGGCGTGGCTCCACGTCGCGGCCGCCCGAGACCGTCTCGACGGGGCGCGCCAGGCGACGCAGGTGGTCGTGCTCCTCGGCGCTCAGCCGCAGCGCCCGGGCGAGCGAGTCGATCACGGCATCGGAGGCGTTGTGGTGGTCGGCCCGCTCCAGCCGGGTGTAGTAGGTCGGCGAGACGCCGGCCAGCATCGCCAGCTCCTCGCGCCGCAGGCCGGGTACCCGTCGAGCGCCGTAGGACACCAGTCCGGCCTCCTCGGGGCTGATCGCCGCCCGGCGGCTGCGCAGGAACTCTCCGAGCTCGGTCGTCATGGTTCCTATAGTGCGGCCGCGCGGCGATTTCTTCCTGTCCCTGTCAGTGCCAGGCACGCGGGTGGCTGTCAGGACAGGTGTCTGGCTGGCGTACGCCGTCCGGCGCAGCGTTGGGGCCATGACCACGACTACCCAGGCCGAGCCCGTACGCGCGGCCGCCATGACCCGCGGACAGCTGCTGGTGCTCCTGCTGCTGCTCGCCTCCCAGTTCACCCTCACCGTCGACTTCTCGATCCTCAACGTGGCGCTGCCGACCGTCGGCGACAGCCTCGGGTTCGCCGAGGCCCACGTGCAGTGGATCGCGACCGCGTTCGCCCTGTGCGCGGCCGGGTTCACGCTGCTCTTCGGCCGGATCGGCGACTACGTCGGCCGCCGTCGGGTCTTCCTGATCGGCATGGTCGCGCTGGGCGCCGCCTCGCTGCTCGGCGGCGTCGCCACCTCGCCCGAGGTGCTGCTCACCGCTCGGGTCGCCCAGGGCCTGGCCACTGCCGCGGTCACCCCGGCGGCGCTCTCGCTGCTCACCGTCTCCTTCCCCGAGGGGCCGCTGCGGCAGCGTGCCCTGGGCCTGAACAGCGTCGTGATGTCGACCGGCTTCACCGCCGGGGCGGTGCTCGGTGGCGTGCTCACCGATCTGCTCTCCTGGCGCTGGGCGTTCCTGGTCAACGTACCGATCGCGCTGCTGGTGGTCGCCGTGGCGCCGTTCGTGCTGCGCGACTCCGCCGACCGGGAGCGGTCGCGGCTCGACCTCCCGGGTGCGGTGCTGGTGACCAGCGGTCTGCTGGCGCTCGTCTACGGCGCGACGCGGCTGGGCGAGGCCGGCATCGGCGACGTCATCGGGCTGGCCGCCATCGGTGTCGCGGTGGTCCTGCTGGTCGCCTTCTGGCGCGCCGAGTCCACCCATCCGCACCCGCTGGTGCCGTTGCACATCCTCACCCGGCGCACGATCGGCTTCGGCAACATCGCCGGCTTCGCCACCTTCGCCTTCGAGTCGTCGCTGGTCTTCGTGCTGACGATGTACCTCCAGCACGTCCTCGGCCTCGACGCGCTGCAGACCGGTCTGATGCTCGTCGCGATGGGCCTGGGGGCGATCATCGGCGGCTCCCTCGCTCCTCGGTTCATCGAGACCTTCGGGGTACGCACCGCCGTCGCGGGCGGTCTGGCCCTCCAGGCGGTCACCACCGGCGTGCTCGTCCTGGTCGGGCCCTCGGTCGGCTGGCTGTGGTTCGTCGGGCTGATGAACTTCGTCGGCGCGATCGGGCACGTCGCCGCGATCGTCGGCTTCATGGTCGCGGCGACCTCCGGGCTGCCCGACCACGAGCAGGGGCTGGCCACCGGGCTGGCGATGATGACCCAGCAGGTCGCGATCGCGCTCGGCATCCCGATCATGTCCACCGTCGCCACCGCCGCCGGCGGCGTCGCCTCGCTCGGGGCTCTGCACCTGGCGATCGCGGTCAACGCCGTCCTGGTCCTCCTCGCCGCGGTGCTGGTGGCCGTCGGTCTGCCCGTCCGTCGGTCCACCCTCCGAAACTCACCACACTAAGTTTATGAAGTCAGTAGACTTTACTCATGAGCGCTCCCACACCTCGTCTTCGACTCGCCGTGGCTCTCGACGGCGCCGGGTGGCATCCGGCCGCCTGGCGAGAGCCGAACGCTCGGCCCGGGGATCTCCTGAAACCCGGCTACTGGGCTGATCTCGTCCGGGAGGCCGAGTCCGGCCTGCTGGACTTCGTCACGATCGAGGACTCGCTCTCGATCCAGACCGACGCGCCCTTCGCCACCGAGGACGACGATCGCACCGATCGGGTGCGCGGGCGGCTCGACGCGGTGCTGGTCGCCTCCCGGATCGCGCCGCTGACCCGGCACATCGGCATCGTGCCGACCGTGGTCGTCACCCACACCGAGCCGTTCCACCTCAGCAAGGCGATCGCGACGCTGGACTACGTGAGCCGGGGCCGGGCCGGCGTACGGGTGCAGGTGGCGCCGCGGCCGCGCGACGCGGCGCTGTTCGGGCGGCGCGAGTTCCCCGACCTCTCGTACGCGGACCTGCGCTCGCCCGCGGGCGAGGGGCTGCTCCGGGAGACGTTCGCCGAGGCCGCGGACTACGTCGAGGTGCTGCGGCGGCTGTGGGACTCCTGGGAGGACGACGCCGAGATCCGCGACGTCGCGACCGGCCGGTTCATCGACCGCGACAAGATCCACTACATCGACTTCGAGGGACTGCACTTCGACGTGAAGGGTCCCTCGATCACCCCGCGGCCGCCGCAGGGCCAGCCGGTCGTGGCCGCCCTCGCCCACCGCGACCGGCCCTTCGAGCTGGTCGGCACCTCGGCCGACGTCGGGTTCGTGACGCCCCGGACGGCGGCCGACATCGCCTCGATCACCGCCGAGATCCGGGCCGCTCAGTCGGCCGCCGGGCGCGACGACGAGACCGTCCATGTCTTCGGCGACGTCGTCGTCCTCCTCGACGAGACCGAGCAGGGCGCCCAGGACCGGCTGGCCCGGCTGAACGAGGCGGCCGGGGCT from Nocardioides luteus includes:
- a CDS encoding class I SAM-dependent methyltransferase, encoding MTATPVSPDLKAKHRAMWGLGNYARVADELIPELGQVLVEASEIGPGDRVLDIAAGTGNAAVPAALAGADVTASDLSPELLEIGQAHAAQIASGSASAEEAGGGSITWRVADAEALPFDDAAYDVVISCVGIMFAPFHEKAAAELVRVVRPGGRIGLISWTPEGFIGQMFATMKPFMAPPPEGAQPPPRWGDEAHVRGLLGDAVSDVRAEKRTVAIDSFDTGAEFRDFFKACYGPTIVAYRGIAEDEARTAELDAELAELGDRYLAGGTMNWEYLLLTAVRS
- a CDS encoding winged helix-turn-helix transcriptional regulator; the protein is MAGISGCERGGPVAGYGQFCPVAKAMEVLDERWTLLVVRELLLGSTHFNELRRGVPKMSPALLSKRLRTLERAGIIERRGEGQRTSYHLTDSGQELATVVTALNEWGARWIGSLGQADLDPHLLFWDMRRTIPIDVWPRQRTVVEFRLTDVEPKAARWWLVVAADQAEVCDFDPGFEVDARLTCSLRTLTEIWRGDLAWPMALRAEMVSIAAAEDVRRALPSWLGQSSAAHVPRPRRQLQS
- a CDS encoding DUF3224 domain-containing protein; protein product: MNTYGNKASTTMTVARWIEAAYVDIDGEGTRMGDDVYIPARGLTTAETDYTYAGEIEGKGVARMIGAYGNPAGGAVFEAYEQFTGSIAGQEGSCVWRISGTYAEKTVRSHLTVVPGLGTGGLEGLVGEADMVLSEEGGGESYGFVLSYDWS
- a CDS encoding helix-turn-helix domain-containing protein yields the protein MAGQVEGKGYPDAIVRPVTAARTITTERFAPSAEIAGHVDYHWYVGWDLEHPHDQQVIPQPRIHIAAEEGRLLVHGIGRRPFVRHLTGRGHTLGVSFLPGLFRPVLGSRVSSIADQVVPAEELLGVDDRPAADRILSSADPKEMAAAMESYLLEVGLPTDPVAEDVRRWVALAEDDRSITRAEQLADHAGLSLRSLQRLFSEYVGIGPKWVVQRFRVLEVAARAHSGEVDWAAVAAELDFSDQAHLVRTFRDVVGAPPATYAKDL
- a CDS encoding helix-turn-helix transcriptional regulator, whose product is MTTELGEFLRSRRAAISPEEAGLVSYGARRVPGLRREELAMLAGVSPTYYTRLERADHHNASDAVIDSLARALRLSAEEHDHLRRLARPVETVSGGRDVEPRPAAVAMLMDYPGPALIVDHANYVLAWNDLGHRLFGHGLDFDAPYARRPHRPNLIRRFFLEPDGPELFVDPEGTGLQMVGFLRYSSGLHPDDHILSCLVGELVQRSDLFAELWAEHPVMDCGYGIKRLRHPVAGRMDLAYEAMVLPETSQRIVLYRAEPGSPSAAALEQLARG
- a CDS encoding MFS transporter, with the translated sequence MTTTTQAEPVRAAAMTRGQLLVLLLLLASQFTLTVDFSILNVALPTVGDSLGFAEAHVQWIATAFALCAAGFTLLFGRIGDYVGRRRVFLIGMVALGAASLLGGVATSPEVLLTARVAQGLATAAVTPAALSLLTVSFPEGPLRQRALGLNSVVMSTGFTAGAVLGGVLTDLLSWRWAFLVNVPIALLVVAVAPFVLRDSADRERSRLDLPGAVLVTSGLLALVYGATRLGEAGIGDVIGLAAIGVAVVLLVAFWRAESTHPHPLVPLHILTRRTIGFGNIAGFATFAFESSLVFVLTMYLQHVLGLDALQTGLMLVAMGLGAIIGGSLAPRFIETFGVRTAVAGGLALQAVTTGVLVLVGPSVGWLWFVGLMNFVGAIGHVAAIVGFMVAATSGLPDHEQGLATGLAMMTQQVAIALGIPIMSTVATAAGGVASLGALHLAIAVNAVLVLLAAVLVAVGLPVRRSTLRNSPH
- a CDS encoding LLM class flavin-dependent oxidoreductase; protein product: MSAPTPRLRLAVALDGAGWHPAAWREPNARPGDLLKPGYWADLVREAESGLLDFVTIEDSLSIQTDAPFATEDDDRTDRVRGRLDAVLVASRIAPLTRHIGIVPTVVVTHTEPFHLSKAIATLDYVSRGRAGVRVQVAPRPRDAALFGRREFPDLSYADLRSPAGEGLLRETFAEAADYVEVLRRLWDSWEDDAEIRDVATGRFIDRDKIHYIDFEGLHFDVKGPSITPRPPQGQPVVAALAHRDRPFELVGTSADVGFVTPRTAADIASITAEIRAAQSAAGRDDETVHVFGDVVVLLDETEQGAQDRLARLNEAAGAAYESDALVFAGTPEGLADLLATWHAAGLSGFRLRPAVLPDDLRQITQRLVPELQRRGLFHDAYDAATLRGALGLPRPTSRYATTEGTPA